From Juglans regia cultivar Chandler chromosome 6, Walnut 2.0, whole genome shotgun sequence, the proteins below share one genomic window:
- the LOC109010523 gene encoding LOW QUALITY PROTEIN: phosphatidate cytidylyltransferase, mitochondrial-like (The sequence of the model RefSeq protein was modified relative to this genomic sequence to represent the inferred CDS: inserted 2 bases in 2 codons; deleted 1 base in 1 codon), which produces MDKAELESFLKVLPPVDFCCVYGSALHPNNRDMSTMVDYVLGVSNPEQWHSQNLQMNTNHYSSWMVHLGGPKLITEIADEIGVGVHFNPFVXWNHNMLKYGVVRMHDLIEDILNWERFYLSGCLQKPVHVLVDDLDIENVNSANLKAAMTAALLLLPPKFTEAYLYAKICSLSYMGDLRMLFAEDRNKVMLDKVQNALLMVTGPSFSYTFFVTAYRTPFLGENAFSTSYLICILQHPVLVKKIVQGQFDLFQSRYRPFLEEXVAKELLRFMWSGSGQTNVSQMIHYFFVKRTIVRFKRFEHYYYVLK; this is translated from the exons ATGGATAAAGCTGAGCTTGAAAGTTTCCTG AAAGTTCTTCCCCCAGTAGACTTCTGCTGTGTCTATGGCTCAGCTCTTCATCCAAACAATCGTGACATG TCAACCATGGTGGATTACGTTCTCGGTGTATCAAATCCTGAACAATGGCATTCTCAG AATCTACAAATGAACACAAATCACTACTCTTCATGGATGGTGCACCTTGGAGGGCCAAAACTg ATTACTGAAATTGCGGATGAAATTGGTGTCGGAGTACACTTTAACCCTTTTG GTTGGAATCACAAT ATGCTCAAATATGGGGTTGTTCGGATGCATGACTTGATTGAGGACATACTCAATTGGGAAAGATTCTACTTGAGTGGTTGTTTACAGAAACCG GTTCATGTACTTGTGGATGACCTGGATATAGAAAATGTAAACTCTGCTAATTTAAAGGCTGCAATGACTGCTGCCCTCCTCCTTTTGCCACCGAAATTCACTGAGGCTT ATCTTTATGCCAAAATATGTAGCCTCTCATATATGGGTGACTTGCGAATGCTTTTTGCAGAAGACAGAAATAAGGTGATGCTTGATAAAGTTCAAAATGCTCTTTTGATGGTAACTGGTCCTAGTTTTTCATA TACATTTTTTGTAACTGCTTATCGGACGCCTTTTTTAGGGGAAAATGCATTTTCCACCAGCTATCTAATTTGCATTTTGCAACAT CCTGTCCTGGTGAAGAAGATTGTTCAAGGGCAATTTGATTTATTCCAGTCAAGGTATAGGCCATTTCTTGAAG TAGTGGCTAAGGAGTTGTTGAGATTCATGTGGTCTGGAAGTGGCCAAACAAATGTTTCTCAG atgatacattACTTTTTTGTGAAGCGAACCATAGTCAGATTCAAGCGCTTCGAGCactattattatgttttgaagtaa